A single region of the Acidimicrobiales bacterium genome encodes:
- a CDS encoding SDR family oxidoreductase: protein MTITIDHGGRRALVTGAGAGIGREIARWLARAGADVAVNDLVPERAEAVVAEINTEAGTSDGSGRAVAVPADCRDDEAVESLVTATVDHLGGLDLAVNNVGMLPPGRRPQPFVANRADDWRDIVDQNLVVAALCARAEAEAMLQASTNGSILFVTSGETTRPAPYNAVYAAAKAAINHLVTTMAVELGPNGIRVNAMAPGTTLTEMVAPAFTKERVTALVASTPLRRMVEHDELARLAVFLTSDLARCITGQFVLADAGAFLSRSRPANDEGLVNPLGGSNAS from the coding sequence ATGACCATCACCATTGACCATGGTGGCCGACGTGCACTGGTCACCGGTGCCGGTGCCGGCATCGGACGAGAGATCGCCCGCTGGCTGGCTCGCGCTGGGGCCGACGTGGCCGTCAACGACCTGGTGCCCGAGCGGGCCGAGGCCGTCGTCGCGGAGATCAACACCGAGGCCGGAACGTCAGACGGTTCGGGTCGAGCAGTGGCTGTGCCCGCCGACTGCCGGGACGATGAGGCCGTGGAATCTCTGGTTACCGCCACCGTCGACCACCTCGGCGGACTGGACCTCGCGGTCAACAACGTCGGAATGCTGCCCCCAGGGCGACGACCACAGCCCTTCGTGGCCAACCGGGCCGACGACTGGCGCGACATCGTCGACCAGAACCTGGTCGTGGCTGCCCTGTGCGCCCGTGCCGAGGCCGAGGCCATGCTGCAGGCCAGCACCAACGGGTCGATCCTGTTCGTGACATCGGGTGAGACCACCCGGCCGGCGCCCTACAACGCGGTCTACGCCGCGGCGAAGGCCGCCATCAACCACTTGGTGACCACCATGGCGGTCGAGTTGGGTCCGAATGGGATCCGGGTGAATGCCATGGCCCCCGGGACCACACTCACCGAAATGGTGGCCCCCGCGTTCACCAAGGAACGAGTGACCGCTCTGGTGGCCTCGACACCTCTGCGGCGCATGGTCGAACACGATGAGTTGGCCAGACTGGCCGTATTCCTCACCAGCGACCTGGCCCGGTGCATCACTGGACAGTTCGTGCTGGCTGATGCCGGGGCGTTCCTGTCCCGTAGCCGTCCGGCCAACGACGAGGGCTTGGTCAACCCACTGGGGGGCTCCAACGCCAGCTGA
- a CDS encoding SDR family NAD(P)-dependent oxidoreductase encodes MSGLTPLEVADSVAVVTGGANGIGRGIVRGLLEAGATVVVADIEQDVLDTTVAALSASHPGRITGVVTDVINDASTDALADHVYATHGRCNLLFNNAGVGSGGGGRMWTHEPNDWRWCYSVNVFGVANGVMSFVGRMLESGEPGHVVNTSSGDGGFAPVPNAAVYASSKAAVSCLTEALAHQLAEDSEVVGASVFYPSGGLMDTGLFTSYRNRPTELERVRGGTGRASMTFTQMKDLLEKAGREIKVADLDEMGRWVVECASQRQYVIARDLDTTIDLLHRRADAIDRRDLPPHHQMGL; translated from the coding sequence ATGAGTGGCCTGACGCCGTTGGAGGTTGCTGACTCGGTCGCCGTGGTCACCGGTGGAGCTAATGGCATCGGGCGGGGCATCGTCCGGGGTCTATTGGAGGCCGGTGCCACCGTGGTGGTGGCTGACATCGAACAGGACGTGCTGGACACGACGGTGGCCGCCCTCTCAGCCAGCCACCCCGGTCGGATCACCGGTGTGGTCACCGACGTCATCAATGACGCGTCCACCGACGCACTGGCCGACCACGTCTACGCCACCCACGGTCGCTGCAACCTGCTGTTCAACAACGCTGGCGTGGGTTCAGGCGGTGGTGGACGGATGTGGACTCACGAGCCCAACGATTGGCGTTGGTGCTACTCGGTGAACGTGTTCGGCGTGGCCAATGGCGTCATGTCGTTTGTGGGACGGATGCTCGAGTCGGGTGAACCTGGCCACGTGGTGAACACGTCGTCCGGCGACGGGGGTTTTGCCCCGGTTCCCAACGCCGCGGTATACGCCTCATCCAAGGCAGCAGTCAGTTGTCTGACCGAGGCTCTTGCTCACCAGTTGGCCGAGGACTCCGAAGTGGTCGGTGCGTCGGTTTTCTACCCGTCAGGGGGCCTAATGGACACGGGTCTGTTTACCTCCTACCGGAACCGTCCGACGGAACTGGAACGGGTGCGGGGAGGTACCGGTCGGGCATCGATGACCTTCACTCAGATGAAAGATCTTCTAGAGAAGGCGGGCCGGGAGATCAAGGTCGCCGACCTTGACGAGATGGGTCGGTGGGTCGTGGAGTGCGCGTCACAACGTCAGTACGTGATCGCCCGGGATCTCGATACCACCATCGACCTGCTCCACCGGCGGGCCGACGCTATCGACCGTCGGGACCTCCCACCCCACCACCAGATGGGACTCTGA
- a CDS encoding amidohydrolase family protein encodes MSEQSNQEPNRSDHHVVISADTHCGAALWDYKEYLEKRYHEDFDDWARSIEEGERRTAEVFKDAERSPLNVGVDGDPAVDGNRNYDSDRRLREQEADGVVAAVLFPNTQPPFAPAAASQFEAPAYSDNYGHRWAGLRAHNRWLLDFVSEAPERRAGIGQIFLGDVEGSVAEIEWAAENGLRGGILLPGTPPDSPFEPLYSKAYRPIWAAAEACGMPLNHHSGGATPNFGNHFPASLAMFMLEVTWWSQRALWHLMFSGVFERHPDLQWVNTESGTAWVPDTLARLDDFYDRMKTSKYGSEAIFGGAAVAEMSLTPSEYWQRQCHVGASFLRPTEAAVVRQIGVDKVMWGSDYPHIEGSHPNTDEHLRLTFGEMTADEATQILTTNVARLYRFDVAALQALADQHCPTKAHVASGIAYGNIPETAKGCPGMAPQNQVQVA; translated from the coding sequence GTGTCCGAGCAGAGCAATCAGGAGCCGAACAGGTCCGACCACCACGTGGTCATCTCGGCGGATACCCACTGCGGTGCCGCCCTGTGGGACTACAAGGAGTACCTCGAGAAGCGGTACCACGAGGACTTTGACGACTGGGCCCGCAGCATCGAGGAGGGTGAGCGGCGGACCGCTGAGGTGTTCAAGGACGCTGAGCGGTCACCCCTGAATGTGGGCGTCGACGGCGACCCGGCTGTCGACGGAAACCGCAACTACGACTCCGACCGTCGCCTGCGCGAGCAGGAGGCCGATGGGGTGGTGGCCGCGGTGCTGTTCCCTAACACCCAACCGCCCTTTGCTCCGGCGGCAGCCAGTCAGTTCGAGGCCCCCGCCTACAGCGACAACTACGGCCACCGGTGGGCCGGCCTGAGGGCTCACAACCGGTGGCTGCTGGATTTCGTATCCGAGGCACCGGAACGGAGGGCCGGTATCGGTCAAATTTTCTTGGGCGACGTCGAGGGGTCGGTGGCCGAGATCGAGTGGGCGGCAGAGAACGGCCTGCGAGGCGGCATCCTGCTTCCTGGCACGCCGCCTGATTCGCCGTTTGAGCCGCTCTACTCAAAGGCCTACCGACCTATCTGGGCTGCCGCCGAAGCGTGTGGTATGCCCTTGAACCATCACTCGGGTGGGGCCACCCCTAACTTCGGGAACCATTTCCCGGCTTCGTTGGCCATGTTCATGCTGGAGGTGACCTGGTGGAGCCAGCGGGCGCTATGGCACCTGATGTTCTCGGGCGTGTTCGAGCGCCATCCGGACTTGCAGTGGGTGAACACCGAGAGTGGGACGGCCTGGGTACCGGACACCCTGGCCCGTCTCGATGACTTCTACGACCGGATGAAGACCTCGAAGTACGGATCGGAGGCCATCTTTGGCGGTGCGGCCGTCGCCGAGATGTCGCTCACCCCGTCGGAGTACTGGCAGCGCCAGTGCCACGTGGGTGCCAGCTTCCTGCGACCCACCGAGGCCGCCGTGGTGCGCCAGATCGGTGTCGACAAGGTCATGTGGGGATCGGACTACCCCCATATCGAGGGCTCGCATCCCAATACCGATGAGCACTTGCGGCTCACATTCGGAGAGATGACCGCTGACGAGGCCACGCAGATCCTGACCACCAATGTGGCGAGGCTGTACCGGTTCGACGTTGCGGCCCTGCAGGCCCTGGCCGACCAGCACTGTCCGACCAAGGCCCACGTGGCGTCAGGCATCGCCTACGGCAATATCCCCGAGACCGCCAAGGGCTGCCCTGGCATGGCGCCCCAGAATCAGGTGCAGGTGGCATGA
- a CDS encoding amidohydrolase family protein: MEREVSTGSEPYVVVSSDTHAGLQCEEYRPYLESSLHEEFDVYVAERHRHRQIAEEVNAEFIAEWEGDNEWGLQGAYDPEVRDPVLDADGVAGEIIFADGDAVTGQESPPFGAGLAAGQITDARQAFGGARAHNRWLEEFCATDPVRRAGVALVPVVHDVDEAVREVEALAGKPGIRGVMVPTLWHGHPPYGSDHYDRFWAACADAGLVVHTHSGEADFDAYGDNVAMYISEVPFWTHRILWQLLFSGKFDKFPNLRYAVVECGSFWVGDLLWKADVNFGASFKIKKMGSRMKGLISRLPSEYFGENVFIGASTMSREEVRRRHVNGIDALMWGTDYPHPEGSWPNTRARLRNDFQDATIEDTRRLLGLNAVDCYGLDEAGLQAVADRIGPTPADLGQSPNVRTASDATRTARWWLDEYGCEMQYG, from the coding sequence ATGGAACGGGAAGTCAGCACAGGAAGCGAGCCGTACGTCGTCGTCTCGTCGGACACCCATGCCGGTCTGCAGTGCGAGGAGTACCGGCCCTACCTCGAATCATCGCTGCATGAGGAGTTCGACGTCTACGTAGCCGAACGCCACCGGCATCGCCAGATTGCTGAAGAGGTTAACGCTGAGTTCATCGCCGAATGGGAGGGCGATAACGAGTGGGGTCTGCAGGGTGCCTACGACCCCGAGGTGCGTGATCCAGTGCTGGACGCCGACGGGGTGGCCGGGGAGATCATCTTCGCTGACGGTGATGCGGTGACCGGTCAGGAGTCGCCGCCCTTCGGTGCCGGTCTGGCCGCCGGCCAGATAACTGATGCCCGCCAGGCCTTCGGCGGCGCCCGCGCACACAACCGCTGGTTGGAGGAGTTCTGTGCCACCGACCCGGTACGTCGGGCCGGCGTAGCGCTGGTACCTGTGGTCCACGACGTGGACGAAGCAGTCAGAGAGGTCGAAGCACTGGCCGGCAAGCCCGGTATCCGCGGCGTAATGGTCCCGACCCTGTGGCATGGCCACCCGCCCTACGGCTCGGACCACTACGACCGCTTCTGGGCGGCGTGCGCCGATGCCGGCCTGGTGGTCCACACACATTCGGGGGAAGCCGACTTCGACGCCTACGGCGACAACGTGGCCATGTACATCAGCGAGGTCCCGTTCTGGACCCACCGGATCCTCTGGCAACTCCTCTTCTCGGGGAAGTTCGACAAGTTCCCGAACCTGCGGTATGCCGTGGTGGAGTGTGGGTCTTTCTGGGTAGGCGACCTGCTGTGGAAGGCCGACGTGAACTTCGGTGCCAGTTTCAAGATCAAGAAGATGGGTTCCCGGATGAAGGGCCTGATCTCCCGCCTGCCGTCGGAGTACTTCGGCGAAAACGTGTTCATCGGCGCCTCGACCATGTCACGCGAGGAGGTCCGTCGCCGCCACGTCAACGGTATCGATGCCCTCATGTGGGGGACCGACTACCCGCACCCCGAGGGGTCGTGGCCCAACACCCGGGCCCGCCTGAGGAACGACTTCCAGGATGCGACCATCGAGGACACCCGTCGTTTACTGGGCCTGAACGCGGTTGACTGCTACGGCCTCGACGAGGCCGGCCTGCAAGCCGTGGCCGACCGGATTGGTCCTACCCCCGCAGACCTGGGACAGTCGCCGAATGTGCGCACTGCTTCCGACGCCACCCGCACCGCCCGTTGGTGGCTGGACGAGTACGGCTGCGAGATGCAGTACGGCTGA
- a CDS encoding helix-turn-helix domain-containing protein has protein sequence MATRADDGDLMATQPPHQAVPQSSGSDVGPGRRAGLDAGEILDRAIALVEDEGASALTMRRLAAELGVATTSIYWHVGNRDDLVTALVERHGERLAQQQIEGETARDRVQAVARMIWSSAVDHREVTRLAAAAGASSLHARQLELAMARELQDAGVVGPTARDAMRAITACVGGFIVATLIDDRTPSSLRRTSVLGGAESTGLELSTLEALAEPADLPSLFEATLRAVVDSVVPADLSANAYL, from the coding sequence ATGGCAACCCGGGCGGACGACGGAGATCTCATGGCCACCCAGCCACCTCACCAAGCAGTTCCCCAGAGTTCCGGAAGCGATGTCGGTCCGGGCCGTCGAGCCGGGTTGGATGCCGGCGAGATCCTCGACCGGGCCATTGCTCTGGTGGAGGACGAGGGCGCCAGTGCCCTGACCATGCGTCGACTGGCAGCTGAGTTGGGTGTAGCCACCACTTCTATCTACTGGCACGTCGGCAACCGGGACGACCTGGTCACCGCGCTAGTCGAACGCCACGGCGAGCGTCTGGCCCAGCAACAAATCGAGGGCGAAACGGCCCGCGACCGAGTGCAGGCCGTGGCCCGGATGATCTGGAGCAGCGCGGTCGACCACCGGGAGGTCACCCGACTAGCCGCGGCGGCCGGTGCCTCGTCACTGCACGCCCGCCAGCTGGAGTTGGCCATGGCCCGCGAACTTCAGGATGCGGGTGTGGTCGGCCCGACGGCCCGGGACGCCATGCGGGCCATCACAGCCTGCGTCGGAGGGTTCATCGTGGCCACCCTCATCGATGACCGGACGCCTTCGTCCCTGCGGAGGACGTCAGTGCTGGGGGGAGCGGAATCCACTGGCCTCGAACTGTCCACCCTCGAGGCGCTGGCCGAACCGGCCGATCTACCCTCCCTGTTCGAGGCCACCCTGCGAGCCGTCGTCGACTCGGTAGTGCCCGCCGACCTCTCAGCCAACGCCTACCTCTAG
- a CDS encoding molybdopterin-dependent oxidoreductase, with product MTETLSAYPPEESWDHVESLDPTAWPTKVRRAHRLVPTTCFNCEANCGLLAWVDKDTGKITKFEGNPVHPASRGRNCAKGPATINQAEDPERILHPMKRVGDRGEGLWEQISWDQALDEIGDRIGTALREDRHDEIMYHVGRMGDDSYMERVLHSWGIDGHNSHTNICSSGARVGYASWMGFDRPSADFANAEVIFLISSHLEAGHYFNPHAQRIIEGQKNGATVICVDPRLSNTAAKADHWMSPWPGTEAFMLLAIARLLLVDDTWDADFFERWVNWETFLTEARPDLEPNFANVRQALIDQYAEYTPAEAARVCGLHEDQILEVAKVIGDGLGKFASHTWRASSAGNEGGWMVARCLQFLNVLTGSVGTEGGTNANGWNKFIPVTPIHPKPQARWNEMQWPIEYPLSHHELSILLPHFLKAGRGRIDTYFTRVYNPLWTNPDGFTWMEVLRDPELVGCHVALTPTWNESAWFADYVLPMGIASERHDVSSFETHNGRWIGFRQPVNRRHRELEGETFERTHEANPGEVWEEQEFWIDLSWRIDPDGALGIRQQFESQTDPGAPLSLDEYYSMLFEGSVPGLPEAAAKEGLTPLEYMRRKGSFALPGDQTQVYEREVSEDDLNGAVRDAAGVWRRPGTAGSHNSLDEITGHMPFIGDGSPAVDIDGEAKFGFPTPSKKLEFFSETIRDWGWPEYSMPAFIRSQVHWEDLDMTAGERILVPTFRIPTLIHTRSANSQWLNEISHRHPLWLHPGDAEQLGIDENGLVRITTRTGHFVIQSWRTEGIRPGVVAASHHMGRWRLEEDEARSWGAGKASIGQDDDGRWRLRREHGAEAYESDDPDTGLIWWTDTGVHQNLTFPVQPDPISGMHCWLQRVTVGPAEEGDAYGDVVVDTAASHRIFEEWLAKTRPGPGPGNLRRPLWMARPVKPQATAYNYDA from the coding sequence ATGACCGAGACCCTGTCCGCCTACCCGCCCGAAGAGTCGTGGGACCACGTCGAGTCCCTCGACCCGACCGCCTGGCCCACCAAGGTGCGTCGCGCCCATCGTCTGGTGCCGACCACCTGCTTCAACTGTGAGGCCAACTGCGGATTGCTGGCATGGGTGGACAAGGACACCGGAAAGATCACCAAATTCGAGGGAAACCCCGTGCATCCGGCGAGCCGCGGCCGCAACTGCGCCAAGGGTCCGGCCACCATCAACCAGGCCGAGGACCCCGAGCGGATCCTGCATCCCATGAAGCGTGTGGGCGATCGGGGCGAAGGCCTCTGGGAACAGATCTCGTGGGATCAGGCGCTCGACGAGATCGGTGATCGGATCGGCACGGCATTACGCGAGGACCGCCACGACGAGATCATGTACCACGTTGGTCGGATGGGCGACGACAGCTACATGGAGCGGGTCCTCCACAGCTGGGGCATCGATGGCCACAACAGCCACACCAACATCTGTTCCAGCGGTGCCCGGGTGGGCTACGCGTCGTGGATGGGCTTCGACCGCCCTTCGGCCGACTTCGCCAACGCCGAGGTCATCTTCCTCATCTCGTCGCACCTCGAGGCCGGCCACTACTTCAACCCGCACGCCCAACGGATCATCGAGGGCCAGAAGAACGGCGCCACGGTCATCTGCGTCGATCCGCGACTCTCCAACACGGCGGCCAAGGCTGACCACTGGATGTCACCGTGGCCCGGCACCGAAGCGTTCATGCTGCTGGCCATTGCCCGGCTGCTGCTGGTCGACGACACCTGGGACGCCGACTTCTTCGAGCGGTGGGTCAACTGGGAGACCTTCCTCACCGAGGCCCGACCTGACCTGGAGCCCAACTTCGCCAACGTTCGCCAGGCCCTCATCGACCAGTATGCCGAGTACACCCCGGCCGAGGCGGCACGGGTGTGCGGCCTCCACGAGGACCAGATCCTCGAGGTGGCCAAGGTCATCGGCGACGGCCTTGGAAAGTTCGCGTCGCACACATGGAGGGCCTCGTCAGCCGGCAACGAGGGTGGCTGGATGGTGGCCCGCTGCCTGCAGTTCCTGAACGTGCTGACTGGATCGGTCGGCACCGAGGGTGGCACCAACGCCAACGGGTGGAACAAGTTCATCCCCGTCACCCCGATCCACCCCAAGCCCCAGGCCCGGTGGAATGAGATGCAGTGGCCGATCGAGTACCCGCTCAGCCACCATGAGCTGTCGATTCTGCTGCCCCATTTCCTGAAGGCCGGTCGGGGCCGCATCGATACCTACTTCACCCGGGTCTACAACCCGCTGTGGACCAACCCAGACGGGTTCACCTGGATGGAGGTGCTGCGCGACCCGGAGCTCGTCGGCTGCCACGTGGCGCTCACCCCGACATGGAACGAGTCAGCGTGGTTCGCCGACTACGTGCTGCCAATGGGCATAGCGTCCGAACGCCACGACGTATCCAGCTTTGAGACCCACAACGGGCGATGGATCGGTTTCCGCCAACCCGTGAACCGTCGCCATCGCGAACTAGAGGGCGAGACCTTCGAGCGCACGCATGAGGCCAACCCGGGCGAGGTGTGGGAGGAGCAGGAGTTCTGGATCGACCTGTCGTGGCGGATCGACCCCGACGGGGCGCTCGGCATCCGCCAGCAGTTCGAGAGCCAGACTGATCCGGGCGCCCCGCTCAGCCTCGACGAGTACTACTCGATGCTGTTCGAGGGTTCGGTCCCCGGGCTGCCCGAGGCAGCGGCCAAAGAGGGTCTGACCCCGCTGGAGTACATGCGACGCAAGGGATCGTTCGCCCTGCCAGGCGACCAGACGCAGGTCTACGAGCGGGAGGTGTCCGAGGACGACCTGAACGGAGCGGTACGCGATGCAGCTGGCGTGTGGCGACGCCCAGGCACCGCTGGCTCGCACAACTCGCTAGACGAGATCACCGGCCACATGCCATTCATCGGAGACGGCTCACCGGCCGTGGACATCGACGGGGAGGCGAAGTTCGGCTTCCCGACGCCGTCCAAGAAGTTGGAGTTCTTCTCAGAGACCATCCGGGACTGGGGTTGGCCCGAGTATTCGATGCCTGCGTTCATCCGTAGCCAGGTCCACTGGGAGGACCTGGACATGACGGCCGGAGAGCGGATCCTCGTGCCGACCTTCCGGATCCCGACGCTCATACACACCCGGTCCGCCAACAGCCAGTGGCTCAATGAGATCAGCCATCGACACCCGCTGTGGTTGCACCCGGGGGACGCCGAACAACTGGGCATTGACGAGAACGGCCTGGTGCGAATCACCACGCGGACCGGCCACTTCGTGATCCAGTCGTGGCGGACCGAGGGGATTCGTCCCGGAGTGGTGGCGGCCAGCCACCACATGGGCCGGTGGCGCCTCGAAGAGGATGAGGCCCGATCCTGGGGGGCCGGCAAGGCGTCCATCGGACAGGACGACGACGGTCGCTGGCGCCTGCGGCGCGAGCATGGAGCAGAGGCCTATGAGAGCGACGACCCGGACACCGGCCTGATCTGGTGGACCGACACCGGCGTGCACCAGAACCTGACCTTCCCCGTGCAGCCTGACCCGATCAGCGGGATGCACTGCTGGCTGCAGCGGGTCACCGTGGGTCCCGCTGAGGAAGGCGACGCCTACGGTGACGTCGTGGTCGACACCGCGGCCTCACATCGAATCTTTGAGGAGTGGTTGGCCAAGACCCGGCCCGGGCCCGGACCAGGGAACCTGCGGCGCCCACTATGGATGGCCCGTCCGGTCAAGCCACAGGCCACCGCGTACAACTACGACGCCTGA
- the nrfD gene encoding polysulfide reductase NrfD, which translates to MTRLGFVLDSSSCIGCHACTVACKSEHNVPLGVNRTWLKYVETGTHPDTDRLFSVMRCNQCEDAPCMTICPTSALYRADNGVVDFQDDDCIGCKACMNACPYDAIYLNPETNTAHKCNFCNHRIEDGLEPSCVIVCPTQAIRVGDLDDPGSEISRLHADGGLVRSPEQNTRPKVIYRGATASSLDPLASAISDDGLIWADTTPGHSTPTPVALTVAPTRDDGEPMARTAYTTQHPPVWGSMVSGYLVTKAIAAGVMLVASLLVVLGHGDERSVVSVVPPLVAGVFLVLTGVLLVGDLKQPKRFWYLLMKGNWTSWLVKGAWVLGAFAVCLAAWWVAGLADAGGVLPVLVVPTVLLALGTAGYTAFLFGQCEGRDLWQEPLLLPILLAQAVMAGGASWSLFDQFLDVPSHESVKWLFLAGLTANAALVGAEFRGGHSRHVTMALADLRHGDQKKRWREWLFCTVFAMLFLSLDILLGNFVFDWTGPVQPIVPLAALYGLFAYEDAYVRAGQSVPLS; encoded by the coding sequence GTGACTCGCCTCGGATTCGTCCTCGACTCCAGCAGTTGCATCGGCTGCCATGCCTGCACGGTGGCCTGCAAGAGCGAGCACAACGTGCCGCTGGGTGTGAACCGCACGTGGCTCAAATACGTGGAGACGGGCACCCACCCCGACACCGACAGGCTGTTCTCGGTTATGCGGTGCAACCAGTGCGAAGACGCTCCGTGCATGACCATCTGTCCCACGTCGGCGCTGTATCGGGCCGACAACGGCGTGGTCGACTTCCAGGACGACGACTGCATTGGCTGCAAGGCATGCATGAACGCCTGCCCTTACGACGCCATCTATCTCAACCCCGAAACCAATACCGCCCACAAGTGCAACTTCTGTAACCACCGGATCGAGGACGGCCTCGAGCCGTCGTGCGTGATCGTGTGCCCCACCCAGGCCATCCGGGTGGGCGACCTCGACGATCCGGGCAGTGAGATCAGCCGGCTGCACGCCGACGGGGGCCTGGTGCGGTCGCCGGAGCAGAACACCCGGCCCAAAGTCATCTACAGGGGGGCCACCGCCTCGTCGTTGGACCCGCTCGCCTCAGCCATTTCCGACGACGGGTTGATCTGGGCCGACACCACCCCCGGTCACTCCACGCCCACACCGGTGGCTCTGACTGTCGCGCCCACCAGGGACGACGGCGAGCCCATGGCCCGAACCGCCTACACCACCCAGCACCCGCCGGTCTGGGGTTCGATGGTGTCGGGCTACCTGGTGACGAAGGCCATTGCGGCGGGCGTGATGCTGGTCGCCTCGCTGTTGGTGGTGCTAGGCCACGGTGACGAGCGATCGGTGGTCAGTGTGGTTCCGCCGCTGGTGGCCGGAGTCTTCCTGGTGCTGACCGGCGTCCTGCTGGTCGGTGACCTCAAGCAGCCGAAGCGGTTCTGGTACCTGCTGATGAAGGGCAACTGGACCTCGTGGCTGGTCAAGGGGGCGTGGGTGCTGGGCGCCTTCGCCGTCTGTCTGGCCGCGTGGTGGGTGGCCGGCCTGGCTGATGCCGGTGGTGTGCTCCCGGTGCTCGTGGTGCCAACCGTGCTGCTGGCACTGGGTACCGCGGGCTACACGGCCTTCCTCTTCGGTCAGTGCGAGGGTCGTGATCTCTGGCAGGAACCCCTGTTGTTGCCCATCCTGTTGGCCCAGGCCGTCATGGCCGGTGGGGCCTCGTGGTCGCTGTTCGATCAGTTCCTCGACGTGCCGTCCCACGAATCAGTCAAGTGGCTGTTTCTGGCTGGTCTGACGGCCAACGCCGCCCTTGTCGGCGCCGAGTTCCGCGGTGGCCACTCCCGACACGTGACCATGGCGCTCGCTGACCTGCGTCATGGGGACCAGAAGAAGCGGTGGCGCGAGTGGCTCTTCTGCACTGTGTTCGCGATGTTGTTCCTGAGTCTGGATATTTTGCTGGGCAATTTCGTGTTCGACTGGACCGGCCCAGTCCAGCCCATTGTTCCCCTGGCTGCGCTGTACGGCCTGTTCGCCTACGAGGACGCCTACGTCCGGGCCGGCCAGTCGGTCCCCCTCTCGTAG
- a CDS encoding WHG domain-containing protein: protein MSRRTLDTDQVVDSAAALADSEGLDAVTLTRVALLLGVRQPALYRHIDSYDALVRALGLRGREILASRLGEAAVGLAGDDAVRAMGRAWRAMVGDHPGLYAATDRYPCAGDAELEEAVERVVAVLGQALVAYGLADVDRVHAARSMRSALHGFAHLESGDGHPHPVDLDESFDRLVDLLCAGIHQMVPGAS from the coding sequence ATGAGCCGCCGGACGTTGGACACCGATCAGGTCGTGGATTCGGCGGCTGCACTGGCCGACTCCGAAGGCCTTGATGCCGTGACCCTCACCCGGGTGGCCTTGCTGCTCGGGGTCCGTCAGCCTGCCCTGTACCGGCACATCGACAGCTACGACGCCCTCGTCCGGGCACTCGGACTCCGGGGCCGTGAGATCCTGGCAAGCCGACTCGGCGAGGCCGCCGTGGGTCTGGCTGGCGACGACGCGGTTCGGGCCATGGGTCGGGCCTGGCGGGCCATGGTCGGTGACCACCCGGGCCTCTACGCAGCCACCGACCGCTACCCGTGTGCCGGTGACGCGGAGCTGGAAGAGGCCGTTGAACGGGTCGTAGCCGTTCTGGGTCAGGCGCTGGTCGCCTATGGGCTGGCCGACGTCGACCGGGTGCACGCCGCCCGGTCGATGCGAAGCGCCCTCCACGGCTTCGCCCACCTCGAGTCCGGTGACGGCCACCCTCATCCCGTCGACCTCGACGAGAGCTTCGACCGCCTGGTCGACCTGTTGTGTGCCGGTATCCACCAGATGGTCCCAGGGGCCTCGTGA